The following are encoded in a window of Vitis riparia cultivar Riparia Gloire de Montpellier isolate 1030 unplaced genomic scaffold, EGFV_Vit.rip_1.0 scaffold819_pilon_pilon, whole genome shotgun sequence genomic DNA:
- the LOC117910694 gene encoding ankyrin repeat and protein kinase domain-containing protein 1-like produces the protein MDRLISLEPSNLVAIRIEPGQKCYGELILRNVMYTMPVAFRLQPMNKMRYTVKPQVAIIAPLATLTVEISYHLPPGSLLPNSFPHCDDSFLLHSCVVPGAAVESVPNDWFTTKKKQVFIDSGIRIMFVGSPILAQLVADGSMDEVREVLERSDSAWNGANSVDSHGQTLLHLAITQGRADLVQLLLEFEPDVEAQSRSGSTPLEAAAASGEALIVELLLAHRASTERSQSSTLGPIHLAARGGHMEVLRLLLLKGADADAITKDGSTALHLSAMERRRDCSRLLLASGARADVRNKNGDTPLHIAAGLGDEHMVKLLLQKGANKDIRNRSGKTAYDVAAEYGHTRLYDALSLGDNLCAAARKGEVRTIHKLLENGAAINGRDQHGWTALHRAAFKGRMEAVKALIEKGVDIDAREEDGYTGLHCAVESGHADVIELLVKKGADVEARTNKGVTALQIAESLNYLGIVRILSNVGATKEGVAQVPSPAPIPFGNGMLGAREAHDQLGYWPKKKNRSRAVHSSFDRSSTPMAVL, from the coding sequence ATGGACAGGCTCATAAGCTTAGAGCCCTCAAACCTTGTTGCAATCAGGATTGAACCTGGCCAGAAGTGTTACGGGGAGCTCATCTTGCGGAATGTTATGTACACCATGCCTGTAGCCTTCCGGCTTCAACCAATGAACAAGATGCGGTACACAGTGAAGCCCCAGGTGGCAATCATAGCGCCTCTCGCCACCCTCACTGTAGAGATATCTTATCATCTCCCTCCGGGATCTTTGCTTCCCAATTCGTTTCCTCACTGTGATGATTCCTTCCTTCTACACAGCTGTGTCGTCCCTGGCGCAGCTGTTGAATCTGTTCCTAATGACTGGTTCACCACAAAGAAGAAGCAAGTGTTCATCGACAGCGGCATCAGAATCATGTTTGTTGGATCGCCAATCTTGGCCCAGCTTGTTGCAGATGGATCCATGGATGAAGTTAGGGAGGTGCTCGAGAGGAGTGACTCGGCGTGGAATGGAGCAAACTCAGTTGACTCGCATGGCCAAACATTACTTCACCTGGCTATTACTCAAGGTAGAGCCGACCTGGTTCAATTGCTCCTTGAGTTCGAGCCTGATGTGGAGGCTCAGAGCCGGTCAGGGTCCACGCCACTGGAGGCGGCGGCGGCGTCTGGAGAAGCGTTGATCGTGGAGCTCCTGTTGGCTCATCGAGCCAGCACAGAGCGCTCCCAATCTTCTACCTTGGGCCCAATTCACCTGGCTGCAAGAGGAGGTCACATGGAGGTTTTGAGGCTTCTTTTACTCAAGGGGGCTGACGCTGACGCCATCACAAAGGACGGCAGCACGGCCTTACACCTATCAGCCATGGAGCGAAGACGGGACTGCTCGAGACTGTTGCTGGCTAGCGGTGCTAGGGCTGATGTTCGGAACAAGAACGGGGACACACCCTTACACATTGCTGCAGGCTTAGGCGATGAGCACATGGTGAAGCTCTTGCTGCAAAAGGGGGCAAACAAAGACATCCGAAACCGGTCTGGGAAAACGGCATACGATGTAGCAGCTGAGTACGGCCACACTCGCCTTTACGATGCCCTCAGCCTAGGGGACAACCTGTGCGCCGCAGCTAGGAAAGGCGAAGTGAGGACAATCCACAAGCTGCTTGAGAATGGAGCAGCAATCAACGGGCGGGACCAGCATGGATGGACAGCACTGCACCGAGCCGCATTCAAGGGTCGAATGGAAGCTGTCAAGGCACTGATAGAGAAGGGGGTGGACATTGATGCTAGAGAAGAAGATGGATATACAGGCCTGCATTGCGCTGTGGAGTCTGGACACGCTGATGTGATCGAATTGCTAGTAAAGAAGGGCGCAGATGTAGAAGCTCGCACCAACAAAGGCGTAACTGCACTGCAGATAGCTGAGTCCTTAAACTACTTAGGAATTGTGAGGATATTGAGTAATGTAGGTGCCACCAAAGAAGGCGTCGCGCAAGTTCCCTCACCGGCTCCTATTCCATTTGGGAATGGAATGTTAGGAGCTAGAGAGGCTCATGATCAACTTGGATATTGGCCTAAGAAGAAGAACCGATCGAGAGCCGTTCATAGCAGCTTTGATCGGTCCAGTACTCCAATGGCAGTGCTGTAG